The following are encoded together in the Anopheles nili chromosome 3, idAnoNiliSN_F5_01, whole genome shotgun sequence genome:
- the LOC128724417 gene encoding aminopeptidase N-like — protein sequence MLSFQQIWFFLVLVWGCCTVESWAQSTSKASYRRYPHTDRLDRNKLHLAKYEELSQERAAKETSLYRLSNDTIPESYELELTTNIHTQELSYSGSVTLRIRVQQVTRSIVLHSLRNTLTQVSVRNSNQLSIPIASIEENLQYETLTIWMESELQQGVYQLSILFDNVLQEGVNGFHWMSYQTDEGSRYAAVSQFQPVDARTAFPCYDEPRFRATFTIIINSGIGTKVYSNMPIASTTIMSNDLKRTRFQQTPSMPTYLVAFVILTDFASKRISLRAPPSNINMEFITISNVSESAQSYGLQLGADVIRAVEQHFNQTYQLPKLDQLAVPRAYFSAMENWGLVIYAEPYLIYDEATNTNRDKENVIATIVHEFVHQFLGNTLTPHWWSDLSLSEGFATFYEYYIGSVIAPEIRFQESFTVEALQAALLVDCDINTRPISYDVENRANIEQMFDIITYQKGGSVLRMFHYALGEQTFLKGVRYYINNNKGRSVTPDDLFMSLQNAAREDAVLPLSLDVATVMKPWIYQSGYPLVTVKLVDEELTFMQEHFLYPVTQNASNKTWWIPVTYQVHSEGLTESNQFWLPQGTSQASIVQNSLSDDGFVLVNPHQTGYYRVNYDATLWQRIIAQLSTEPTIIPAASRGQLIDDCFKMYLSDRIDSGILINLLQYANMETDFIPWSVTLANDNLGLLRAVFVADPSAFDSFSRFVASQIMSVFNKLGFESSPSDAHEDQRFRSSIIDWSCRMGVSTCRSEALTRMLNDLTGTAPLPPYLKESVYCAGAITASSEQLQSLSLRLVTISDPSERIAIIETLACSEDAEFLDTFLISLIGNQSVYLPGEWRIGLPAVYQKSAIGYKAFGDWLGRNTQQILQSIGTDPAFLNILANYNNKLADLDQYFELIQLFQQFQ from the exons ATGCTGTCGTTCCAGCAGATTTGGTTTTTCTTAGTATTGGTGTGGGGTTGTTGTACTGTTGAGTCCTGGGCGCAATCTACCTCGAAGGCATCGTATAGACGTTATCCGCATACAGATCGGTTAGATCGTAATAAGTTACACCTAGCAAAATATGAAGAATTGAGTCAGGAACGAGCTGCAAAGGAAACGTCACTGTATCGTCTGTCAAATGACACCATTCCAGAAAGTTACGAGCTCGAACTAaccacaaacatacacacacaggaaCTAAGTTATAGTGGATCGGTTACACTAAGGATCCGAGTGCAGCAAGTGACACGATCGATTGTGCTTCATTCGCTTAGGAACACGCTAACGCAAGTAAGCGTCAGAAATTCCAATCAGCTGAGTATTCCGATTGCTTCCATCGAGGAAAACCTGCAGTATGAAACACTTACAATCTGGATGGAAAGCGAGTTGCAGCAAGGTGTCTATCAATTGTCGATATTGTTTGATAATGTGTTGCAAGAAGGTGTCAATGGTTTTCATTGGATGTCCTACCAGACGGATGAAGGATCGCGATATGCTGCTGTGTCGCAATTTCAGCCGGTAGATGCACGTACAGCTTTTCCGTGCTACGACGAGCCAAGATTTAGGGCTACTTTTACTATTATCATAAACAGTGGGATCGGAACTAAAGTTTACTCAAACATGCCCATTGCATCAACTACCATCAT GAGCAATGATTTGAAGCGAACTCGCTTCCAACAAACGCCAAGCATGCCGACATACCTGGTAGCATTTGTGATCCTTACTGACTTCGCTAGCAAACGGATTTCATTAAGAGCGCCACCGTCCAACATTAACATGGAATTCATTACTATCTCGAATGTTTCGGAAAGTGCACAAAGTTATGGCTTACAACTCGGTGCCGACGTTATACGAGCCGTAGAGCAGCACTTTAATCAAACGTACCAGCTACCCAAGTTGGATCAGCTCGCAGTTCCGCGGGCCTACTTcagtgcgatggaaaactggGGCTTAGTCATCTATGCCGAGCCGTATCTGATCTATGACGAGGCAACGAACACGAATAGAGATAAAGAAAATGTTATCGCAACCATCGTGCACGAGTTTGTGCATCAGTTCCTTGGAAATACGCTAACGCCCCATTGGTGGTCGGATTTGTCGTTAAGCGAAGGATTCGCTACATTCTACGAGTACTACATAGGCAGTGTG ATCGCGCCAGAAATTCGATTTCAGGAAAGCTTTACGGTTGAAGCACTTCAAGCAGCGCTCTTGGTAGACTGCGATATTAACACAAGACCCATTTCATACGATGTGGAAAACCGCGCTAATATCGAGCAGATGTTTGATATCATAACGTATCAGAAGGGTGGTAGTGTATTGCGAATGTTTCATTACGCCCTTGGCGAGCAAACGTTTCTGAAAGGAGTGCGGTACTACATAAATAACAA TAAAGGCAGATCTGTCACACCGGATGATCTCTTCATGAGCCTACAGAACGCGGCGAGGGAAGATGCAGTTTTGCCACTCAGTCTTGACGTAGCGACAGTAATGAAGCCTTGGATCTATCAGTCTGGCTACCCGTTGGTTACGGTGAAGCTCGTAGACGAGGAACTAACCTTCATGCAAGAACATTTTCTATATCCAGTCACGCAAAACGCTTCCAACAAGACCTGGTGGATTCCGGTGACATATCAGGTCCATTCCGAGGGTCTAACCGAATCAAATCAGTTTTGGTTACCACAGGGCACATCGCAGGCGTCTATCGTGCAGAATTCCCTATCAGACGATGGTTTCGTATTAGTTAACCCACATCAAACCGGGTACTATCGAGTCAATTATGATGCCACGCTTTGGCAACGAATAATTGCGCAGTTATCGACCGAGCCAACGATTATTCCGGCCGCTTCTCGTGGGCAGTTGATCGACGATTGCTTTAAAATGTATCTGAGCGATCGGATTGACTCCGGTATTCTGATCAACCTGCTGCAGTATGCCAACATGGAGACAGATTTCATCCCGTGGAGTGTTACGTTAGCCAATGATAATTTGGGTTTATTACGAGCCGTTTTTGTGGCAGACCCTTCAGCATTTGATTCATTTTCG CGTTTTGTGGCATCGCAAATTATGAGTGTATTCAACAAGTTGGGTTTTGAGTCATCTCCCTCTGATGCTCACGAAGACCAACGGTTCCGCAGCAGCATCATTGATTGGAGTTGTCGAATGGGAGTGAGCACCTGTCGCTCGGAAGCATTGACAAGGATGTTAAATGACTTAACTGGCACGGCGCCACTACCGCCCTACTTGAAGGAGAGCGTTTACTGTGCTGGAGCCATCACGGCTTCTTCTGAACAGTTGCAGTCTCTTTCACTTCGGTTGGTAACAATCAGTGATCCCTCCGAACGGATAGCAATTATAGAAACACTAGCCTGTTCAGAAGATGCCGAATTTTTGGACACCTTTTTGATTTCCCTTATCGGCAACCAAAGTGTTTACTTACCAGGAGAGTGGCGAATTGGTCTACCAGCGGTTTATCAGAAATCTGCGATAGGATACAAAGCATTCGGTGATTGGTTGGGGCGTAACACGCAGCAAATTTTACAAAG CATTGGCACCGATCCAGCTTTTCTCAATATTCTGGCTAATTACAATAACAAATTGGCTGATCTTGATCAATATTTTGAA CTAATACAACTTTTTCAGCAGTTCCAATGA
- the LOC128724416 gene encoding glutamyl aminopeptidase-like, which translates to MKNSLHLCTILPGLLLFVFSVVSESTFTSFRLPNHTVPTHYTLRLDTNFHRNTFEYTGNVQISINVVEPTNQIVLHSVRNVISRLQLRNCEGIAEKIINYKLDAEKEFLVITVVKMLTPNSGLHTLEIDFTNNIDRDDRAGFYKSSYENDQGVTRYLGLTDFEACDARSSFPCYDEPGIKTTYDILISCDPDYHVLSNAPVRRVKVLCDGRKLFTFSRTPRMQSYLVAWLVSDFVSERDVLTQPQLTISSWASPTSAKQLSYSVDNSKRLIRVMEEYFGVRYSMQKIDSVAIKSSDFTAGAMENWGLIMYRESAFLFDSETQNQRQQLRVANIIAHELTHQFFGNMLAPKWWSYLWLNEGFATFFSYYLGDVKSSEMPLRRQLITNVLQAAISGDGSANVRPMTYYAETPQDIAKLFDDVAYKKSASVIRMMQYVLGESTFRKGLHYYLKENKDNGVVEESNLYDSLEKAAKQDGVLPKGLSMNEIFESWSHQAGVPLVTIHREGNEYVFTQQRFFHELQKEPSHASWWIPISFATTNNTKYEILPAFWMHPNTSNTSYTIPASADEIVLFNPHAAGYYRIEYPENMMRSLVKQLETNTTAIEPAARARLIDDSLAIAHSKGGDYKMVFQLMSYLRREVDYEPWMVAHTHIRYLQAMLRSDENATQLLNSFVVKIASPLLKHYGYQQRSREFVLAEELRTIAIELACSANKACLTVAQLSVRNFLYSKRSHPAMINSGLVYIGLKQSDADLRQAYVEKVFINNNTNADPFIKQYVTKSFGCMGKNATLLRSYAKHIFELNDLDRQKALHRLIVASKVSLNDVLTTLESELSVHHRNTIHDTAIRKILLDLARFVIDPEEAKLLMSTVSTYASSSASDIEEQLMVNRKWICRNLIPLTDALRQFADS; encoded by the exons ATGAAGAATTCACTGCACTTGTGCACTATTTTGCCAGGGCTATTGCTGTTTGTATTCAGCGTTGTTTCCGAAAGTACATTTACCAGCTTCCGCCTGCCAAACCATACCGTTCCAACGCACTACACCTTGCGGTTGGATACTAATTTTCATCGAAACACCTTCGAGTACACTGGAAACGTGCAGATTTCAATTAACGTAGTCGAACCGACCAATCAGATAGTGCTACACAGTGTCCGTAATGTGATATCGAGACTTCAACTTCGCAATTGTGAAGGGATCGCggaaaaaattataaattacaAGCTTGATGCCGAGAAAGAGTTTTTAGTGATAACCGTGGTAAAAATGCTTACACCGAACAGCGGATTACATACTCTTGAGATTGATTTCACTAACAACATTGATCGTGACGATCGTGCAGGATTTTATAAATCGTCCTACGAGAACGATCAAGGTGTGACACG ATACCTTGGTCTAACAGACTTTGAAGCATGTGATGCAAGATCTTCGTTTCCATGCTATGACGAACCGGGAATAAAAACTACGTACGATATTTTGATCAGCTGTGATCCAGACTATCATGTTCTTTCTAATGCGCCAGTTCGTCGCGTAAAGGTTTTATGCGATGGGAGAAAGCTGTTCACATTCTCCAGAACGCCGCGAATGCAATCTTATCTGGTAGCCTGGCTTGTGTCAGATTTTGTTTCGGAGCGAGATGTTTTAACTCAACCACAGTTAACAATTAGCTCGTGGGCGTCCCCTACATCAGCTAAACAGTTATCGTATTCTGTCGATAACTCCAAACGATTGATTCGAGTCATGGAAGAGTATTTTGGAGTGCGTTATAGCATGCAAAAAATTGACAGCGTGGCTATCAAATCATCTGATTTCACTGCCGGAGCAATGGAGAACTGGGGGTTGATTATGTACAGGGAAAGTGCGTTTTTGTTCGACTCGGAAACACAGAACCAGCGACAGCAATTGCGAGTGGCCAATATTATCGCTCATGAGCTAACACACCAGTTCTTCGGTAATATGCTGGCCCCAAAATGGTGGAGCTATCTTTGGCTAAATGAAGGATTTGCAACCTTTTTTTCGTACTATTTAGGGGATGTC AAAAGTTCCGAGATGCCTCTTCGTCGACAACTGATTACTAATGTACTGCAAGCAGCGATCAGTGGGGACGGTTCAGCAAATGTGCGTCCTATGACGTACTACGCGGAAACTCCACAGGACATTGCTAAATTATTTGATGATGTTGCATACAAAAAGTCTGCCAGCGTTATTCGTATGATGCAATATGTGCTGGGCGAAAGTACATTTCGGAAGGGTCTACATTACTATCTCAAAGAAAA CAAAGATAATGGCGTTGTGGAAGAATCGAATCTATACGATAGCCTTGAAAAAGCTGCTAAGCAAGATGGTGTCCTGCCAAAAGGCTTGTCGATGAACGAAATTTTCGAATCCTGGTCCCATCAAGCAGGAGTTCCATTAGTAACCATACATCGTGAAGGCAACGAATACGTTTTCACTCAACAGCGCTTCTTCCATGAGCTTCAGAAAGAACCATCGCACGCTTCCTGGTGGATACCGATTTCATTCGCTACTACAAACAACACAAAGTATGAGATATTACCGGCGTTTTGGATGCATCCAAATACATCAAACACGTCTTATACAATCCCTGCCTCTGCAGACGAAATTGTATTGTTTAATCCTCACGCAGCTGGCTATTATCGTATTGAATATCCGGAAAATATGATGCGAAGTTTGGTTAAGCAGCTGGAGACAAATACGACTGCTATTGAACCTGCTGCACGTGCTCGCCTGATCGATGATTCATTAGCTATAGCGCATTCCAAAGGAGGCGATTATAAAATGGTGTTCCAGTTGATGTCGTACTTGCGCCGAGAAGTTGATTACGAGCCCTGGATGGTGGCACATACACATATTCGTTACCTGCAAGCTATGCTTCGTTCTGATGAAAATGCCACACAGCTATTGAATTCATTCGTTGTAAAAATAGCTTCCCCTTTGCTCAAGCATTACGGATATCAGCAGCGATCGAGAGAGTTTGTTTTGGCTGAGGAACTACGTACTATTGCGATTGAATTGGCATGCAGTGCCAACAAAGCATGTTTGACGGTTGCCCAACTTTCCGTAAGAAATTTTCTTTATAGTAAACGATCCCATCCCGCTATGATAAACTCTGGTTTGGTGTACATCGGACTGAAGCAGAGTGACGCCGATCTACGACAAGCGTATGTGGAAAAAGTgttcatcaacaacaacacgaacGCAGATCCTTTCATCAAGCAATATGTAACCAAATCCTTTGGTTGCATGGGAAAGAATGCTACACTTTTGCGATCGTATGCCAAGCATATATTTGAGCTTAATGATCTCGATCGCCAAAAGGCATTGCATCGTTTGATTGTAGCATCCAAGGTGTCACTCAATGATGTCTTAACAACGCTTGAATCGGAGCTTTCAGTACATCACAG AAACACGATTCATGACACCGCTATTCGAAAAATTCTACTTGACTTGGCTCGATTTGTCATTGATCCGGAGGAGGCGAAACTATTGATGTCTACTGTTTCTACTTATGCCTCATCAAGTGCATCGGACATCGAGGAGCAACTAATGGTCAACCGCAAATGGATATGTCGAAATTTGATTCCTTTAACAGATGCGCTGCGTCAGTTTGCGGATTCCTAA
- the LOC128723495 gene encoding aminopeptidase N-like codes for MMRSLIVVLLGLCCLLSGGNLLAQAERPPFKSSGIYEEESLVPTHSENVASDVIGVVPAQDVDERYRLPQTSIPLHYDIHLRTEIHRNERTFDGSVRIQLQVLEATDRLVLHNRGLLISSAQISSLPNGVAGAPVLIGDAQYSTDTTYEHITFTSPSVLQPGWYLLEVVFQGRLATNDDGFYVSSYVADNGERRYLATTQFESTSARMAFPCYDEPALKATFTVSITHSPTYSAISNMPVDRQENTEDNMRTTIFQETPMMSSYLLAFVVSDFLFRISGTHSVYVRPNAISEAEFALEASRKILDALDAHLGIAYGSYMPKMDQISVPDFAAGAMENWGLVTYREQLLLFDPAVSTYRTKTNIATTISHEYGHQWFGDLVSPQWWEFIWLNEGFATLYEYYATDLAYPGEEYWELFNTQVIQSAMVPDGQASTRPMNWNAATPGEISALFDRVAYPKSGSVLNMMREVLGNENWTAGLRTYLNARALQGATDEDLYTGLQSAIEGKGVLPAGVTVGQIMRTWTTEAGYPVLTVRRSYDTGNVIISQERFYSDRKVPNSNIWMIPYNYAHQARADFNDFDNVEWLATKASRIETTVPANQWIIFNKKQVGYYRVNYDDQNWELITNALIENWASVHRLNRAQLIDDAYWLARSGRLDMRVALRLMTYLRNELEYAPWTAANVALTYFNNRLRGTPAYNDFLVFVDALIENVYGTLVIDSVATDETLLHKYLKQTISTWACMTGYTDCLTKTKALLTAEATGTGPAVHPDIASVTYCYGMRQASQVEFQYLYRKMMDSKNLAERTMLIDSLGCSQNKEFLKSFLMTSLGNVEINYKADERRRVVQAVYSGSRTGVDALIEFLMEPSYVSEFVSMLSTSTLNSALSAIASRTNNEVELNQLNMLITALGSRVNAQTATNLRNSAQTNLIWVDGFEGIILSNFFGEFEKEISTVTEPTSTVTMSTSTTTTVASTTTTVASTTTTVASTSTTPVITTTTSTASPTTTDATTVTQPEPTTEDDDDGGAATITVSIAVVVVAITAQLLG; via the exons ATGATGCGTTCGTTGATCGTTGTGTTGTTGGGACTGTGTTGTCTGCTCAGTGGAGGAAACCTACTAGCCCAAGCTGAACGACCACCATTCAAAAGCAGTGGAATTTACGAAGAAGAGTCCTTGGTGCCTACGCATAGTGAAAATGTTGCTAGCGATGTGATCGGAGTGGTTCCTGCTCAGGATGTGGATGAACGATATCGCCTTCCACAAACGTCCATTCCGCTCCATTATGACATTCATTTGCGCACGGAGATTCACCGGAACGAGCGTACGTTTGATGGTTCGGTCAGAATCCAGTTGCAGGTGTTGGAAGCCACGGATCGATTGGTGTTGCATAACCGTGGGTTGTTGATTTCATCGGCCCAAATCTCTTCTTTGCCGaatggtgttgctggtgctcCGGTGCTGATCGGAGACGCTCAGTACAGCACGGATACTACCTATGAACATATCACGTTCACGAGCCCAAGTGTCCTGCAGCCTGGTTGGTACCTACTCGAGGTAGTGTTCCAGGGACGTCTCGCAACGAATGATGATGGATTTTACGTGTCTTCTTATGTGGCCGATAATGGGGAGCGAAG GTACTTGGCAACGACACAGTTCGAGTCGACGAGTGCTCGCATGGCATTCCCTTGCTATGACGAACCAGCGCTGAAGGCAACGTTCACCGTATCGATCACGCACAGTCCTACGTACAGCGCCATTTCGAATATGCCTGTGGATAGACAGGAAAATACGGAGGATAACATGCGCACTACTATTTTCCAAGAAACGCCGATGATGTCGTCCTATCTGTTGGCTTTCGTTGTGTCGGACTTTTTGTTCCGCATATCTGGAACGCATAGCGTGTATGTCCGACCGAATGCAATTAGTGAAGCAGAATTCGCTTTGGAAGCGAGTAGAAAAATCCTAGATGCTCTCGACGCCCATCTTGGCATCGCATACGGTTCATACATGCCAAAGATGGATCAAATCTCGGTGCCTGATTTTGCAGCCGGCGCCATGGAAAACTGGGGTCTGGTTACGTATAG GGAACAATTACTATTGTTTGATCCTGCCGTCAGTACTTAtcgcacaaaaaccaacataGCGACCACTATTTCCCATGAGTATGGACACCAGTGGTTTGGAGATTTGGTGAGTCCCCAATGGTGGGAATTCATCTGGCTGAACGAAGGTTTCGCCACTCTGTACGAATACTATGCTACCGACCTTGCTTATCCAGGAGAGGAATACTGGGAGTTGTTCAACACCCAAGTGATACAATCTGCCATGGTACCGGATGGGCAGGCAAGCACTCGTCCGATGAATTGGAATGCAGCTACACCTGGCGAGATCTCTGCGCTGTTTGATCGAGTTGCCTACCCAAAAT CTGGCAGTGTGTTGAACATGATGCGGGAAGTGTTGGGTAATGAAAATTGGACGGCTGGTTTGCGGACATATCTGAATGCTCGCGCCTTGCAAGGAGCGACTGATGAGGATCTCTATACCGGTCTGCAGAGCGCGATCGAAGGCAAGGGTGTTCTGCCCGCAGGAGTAACCGTAGGACAGATTATGCGCACCTGGACCACAGAAGCCGGCTATCCGGTGTTGACCGTACGACGATCGTACGATACCGGTAATGTGATCATTTCACAGGAGCGATTCTATTCCGATCGCAAGGTTCCTAACAGCAACATCTGGATGATCCCGTACAACTACGCCCATCAGGCCCGAGCCGACTTCAACGATTTTGATAACGTGGAATGGTTGGCCACCAAAGCATCTCGCATTGAAACAACCGTGCCGGCTAACCAGTGGATCATTTTCAACAAGAAGCAGGTGGGATACTACCGTGTGAATTATGACGATCAGAACTGGGAGCTGATCACTAATGCACTGATCGAGAACTGGGCTAGTGTACATCGGCTTAACCGAGCACAATTGATCGATGATGCATACTGGTTGGCACGGTCTGGTCGACTTGACATGCGTGTGGCGTTGCGTCTTATGACATATCTGCGTAACGAGCTGGAGTACGCTCCATGGACTGCGGCAAACGTGGCCCTGACTTATTTCAACAATCGTCTCCGTGGAACGCCAGCATACAACGACTTCTTAGTATTCGTGGACGCACTGATTGAGAACGTGTATGGAACACTGGTGATCGACTCGGTAGCTACGGACGAAACTTTGTTACATAAGTATCTCAAGCAGACGATCTCTACATGGGCCTGCATGACTGGATACACAGATTGTCTGACGAAGACAAAGGCTCTGCTGACCGCAGAAGCTACGGGCACGGGTCCCGCCGTTCATCCAGATATTGCCTCTGTGACGTACTGCTATGGTATGCGACAGGCTAGCCAAGTCGAGTTCCAATACCTGTACCGCAAAATGATGGACTCGAAAAATCTTGCCGAACGAACGATGCTGATCGATTCCCTGGGCTGTTCGCAGAACAAGGAGTTCCTGAAGTCGTTCTTGATGACATCTCTCGGCAATGTGGAAATCAATTACAAAGCGGACGAGCGACGACGCGTGGTTCAAGCTGTGTACTCAGGAAGTCGTACTGGTGTTGATGCATTGATTGAGTTCCTGATGGAGCCGTCGTATGTGAGCGAGTTCGTTAGTATGCTTTCCACGTCCACGCTCAACTCAGCTTTGTCAGCCATTGCTTCTCGTACGAACAATGAGGTTGAATTGAATCAG CTTAACATGCTTATCACTGCACTTGGAAGCAGGGTAAATGCGCAGACTGCTACGAATCTGCGAAACTCAGCTCAAACCAACCTCATTTGGGTGGATGGATTTGAGGGAATAATCTTGTCGAACTTTTTCGGCGAATTTGAGAAGGAAATTTCCACCGTAACGGAGCCAACATCGACAGTCACAATGTCAACATCGACTACTACGACCGTAGCATCTACTACTACGACTGTAGCATCTACCACTACCACTGTTGCTTCTACCTCTACTACACCTGTCATTACTACTACTACGTCTACTGCTAGCCCCACTACAACTGATGCCACCACCGTGA CACAACCCGAACCAACAACagaagatgatgacgatggtggtgcaGCAACGATCACTGTATCGATAGCAGTAGTAGTCGTTGCTATTACTGCACAACTACTTGGCTGA